The genomic region TTTGGGCCGGCTCCAGCATCGGCGAGGCAGCCGCCATGAGCTTCGCCAGCTCCGGCTGCCCGTGAACGTTCCTGCCCGCGATCGCCACCCGCGCCAGCCGCGGCTGGTCGTGGAGAGCCGACTGCACCCGCTCATAGAGCGCCTCCGAGATCACCGCCGCTCGGGCCCGGCTGTCACTCAGCATGAAGGCGTAGTCCTCGGCGGTCAGCAGCGTGTTCACCGGGACCGGCACGGCGCCGATCTTGATGGCACCCAGGAACACCGAGGCAAAGTCGATGCCGTCGGTCATGCACAGAAAAATACGCTGCTCCGGCTCGATGCCGAGCGCCTTCAAGGCGTTGCCGGCGCGGTTCACCCGTTCCGACAGCGCCCCGTAGGTGTACTGGCCGGCATCGTCGATGACCGCGAGCTTGCCGGCCCGGCCGGCGGCCAGGTTCCACTCGACCAGGTCGGCCGTGGCGTTGTAGTCGCGGGGGCGCGCGATCCGCGGCGGCGATGTCGAATGGTCGGCGATGGTGAAGCCGGTCATTGCGCCTTGCCGGCCGGCTCACGAGGCTGCCGGCCTGCTCCCTGATGTGCCGCCTCTGCTGATCCGGGCGACTATAGCTGGGCATCTTGCCCCAGGGCGCCGGTCAGTCAAGGGCAATCGGCATTATTGTGCATGTCGGGGGCTTGCCCTAGTCTGATCGCGCGATGCAGAGCGCACCCGGAAAGCGATCGTGACCAGCTCGCCCGTGAAGGCGAGGGGCATCGGCACGGCCGAGGCGGCCGGCGCCGAGGCCGATCGCTTCTTGAAGGAGCTGGGCGAGCGCACCCGCGGCTGGCGCGCCCGGCGCGGCATGACGCGAAAGCAGCTCGCCCAGGATTCGGGTGTTTCCGAACGGCACTTGGCCGAGCTCGAGAGCGGTCGCGGCAACGTCTCGATCCGGCTGCTGCGCCAGATCGCCGCGGCGATCGGCGTGAAGGTGGCTGCCTTGGTCGAGGAGGGGGAGGAGCATCCCGTCGAATTTGCGCTGATCCACGAGCTCATCCTCCGCCTGGAGCCCGCCGATCTCGCCGAGGCCTATCAGCTCCTATCCGCCCGCCGCGGCAGCAAGCGCTCCGGACGGGCTGGAAGGCTGGCGCTCATTGGCCTGCGCGGCGCCGGCAAGAGCACGCTCGGACGGCAATTGGCGAAGCGTCTCGGCGTTCCCTTCGTGGAGCTGGCTGCGGCGATCGAAGCGACCTCGCAGATCAGCGTCGCCGAGATCTTCTCGCTCTACGGCCAAGCCGCCTATCGGCGCTACGAACGCCGGGCGCTCGAGGGGGTGCTGGCCGCCCATGAGCGCGTGGTCATCACCACCGGCGGCAGCCTGGTTTCGGAAGCCGGCACCTTCGAGCTCCTGCTGGAGAGCTGCCACACCGTCTGGCTGCAGGCGAGCCCGGCCGAGCACATGGCCCGGGTCATGGCGCAAGGCGACTTCCGTCCGATGCAGGGCAATGCCGAGGCGATGGAGGATCTCCGGCGCATCCTCGACGGCCGCAAGGAGCTCTACGCCAAGGCCGATGCCGTGCTCGACACGTCGGGCCGCAGCGTCGCGGATTCCGCCGAGGCGCTGTGCCGCGTCGCCCGGCGCCTCCTCAGCGGCCAGCGCGCGCCGGCGCCCGGCTGATATGCATTATCTTGCAGGTTGGGCGGGCGCGGCCTAGCATCGCGCCCGTGAGGGAGAGCCCGAGATGATCAGCTTCGAAACCGATCCCAGCCGCTACCGTCATTGGAAGCTCGGCTTCGAGGGTCCGGTCGCCACGCTGGCCCTCGACGTCAGCGAGGATGGCGGCATCCGCGAGGGCTACAAGCTCAAGCTCAACTCCTACGACCTCGGCGTCGACATCGAGCTCAACGACGCGCTCCAGCGCATCCGCTTCGAGCATCCGGAGACGCGCACCGTCGTCATCACCAGCGCCAAGGAGCGGATGTTCTCCGCCGGCGCCAACATCTACATGCTGGCCGCCTCCAGCCATGCCTGGAAGGTGAACTTCTGCAAGTTCACCAACGAGACCCGGAACGGCATGGAGGATTCGAGCGAGCGGGGCCGGCTGAAATTCCTGGCGGCCCTCAACGGTCCGACCGCGGGCGGCGGCTATGAGCTGGCGCTTGCCTGCGATGAGATCCTGATGGTCGACGATCGCTCCTCGACCGTGAGCCTGCCGGAGGTGCCGCTCCTGGGTGTCTTGCCCGGCACCGGCGGCTTGACCCGGCTCACCGACAAGCGCCGGGTCCGCCGCGACTTGGCCGATCTCTTCTGCACCACCGCCGAGGGCGTACGCGCCGAGCGGGCGCTGGAATGGCGCTTGGTCGATCGCATCGCCAGGCCCGCCAACTTCGCCGGCCTCCTCGCCGAGCGCGCGAGGGTGCTTGCCGCCGATGATCCGGTGCTGCCGCCAGGCCCGGGAGTCAAGCTCGAGCCCTTGCAGCGCAGCGACACCGAGGACGGTTGGCGCTACGGGACGCTAGCGGTCGTGCTCGATCGGGAGCGACGGACGGCGCGGCTCGACATTGCGGCGCCGACAGCACCCGTCCCCGCCGACATTGCCGCCATCCGCGCCGAAGGATGCCGCTGGTGGCCGCTGCGATTCGCCCGCGAGCTCGACGACGCGATCCTGCTCTTGCGGGTGAACCATCCGGAGATCGGGCTCTGGCTCATTCGCACATCCGGCGACATCGATGCCGTGCTGGCGATGGACGCGCTCATGCTGGACAACGCCGATGACTGGCTGGTCGGCGAGACAATGGGCTTCCTCCGCCGCACCATCCGGCGCCTCGACGTCTCCTCGCGGAGCCTTTATGCCGTGGCCGAGCGGGGCTCGTGCTTCGCCGGGCTTCTCTATGAGCTGGCGCTGGCATCAGACCGCTTCTATCTGCTCGATGCCGAGGGCGATCCGCCGTCGATCGTGCTGGACCGACTCAATGTCGATGGACGGCTTGCTATGGGAACCGGGCGCACCCGGTTGGACCAGCGCTTTGCCGGCGATGGCGAAGCGATCGCCGCCGCCGAGGCGCGCCTCGGCCAGCGCATCGGCGCGGCGGAAGCGCGCCGGCTCGGCCTGGCGACCTTGACCCCCGACGAGCTCGATTGGGCCGATGAGATGCGCCTTGCCATCGAGGAGCGCGTCTCGCTCTCCCCCGACGCCTTGTCGGGGCTCGAGGCGAGCCTCCGCTTCGGCGGCGGCGAGAGTCTGGAATCGAAGATCTTCGGCCGGCTGTCGGCATGGCAGAACTGGGTGTTCGGCCGGCCGAACGCCGTGGGCGAGAAGGGGGCGCTCAAGCTCTTCGGCACCGGCAGCAAGGCGAAGTTCGATTGGGATCGGGTGTAGCGATGTCCATC from Pseudomonadota bacterium harbors:
- a CDS encoding benzoyl-CoA-dihydrodiol lyase, translated to MISFETDPSRYRHWKLGFEGPVATLALDVSEDGGIREGYKLKLNSYDLGVDIELNDALQRIRFEHPETRTVVITSAKERMFSAGANIYMLAASSHAWKVNFCKFTNETRNGMEDSSERGRLKFLAALNGPTAGGGYELALACDEILMVDDRSSTVSLPEVPLLGVLPGTGGLTRLTDKRRVRRDLADLFCTTAEGVRAERALEWRLVDRIARPANFAGLLAERARVLAADDPVLPPGPGVKLEPLQRSDTEDGWRYGTLAVVLDRERRTARLDIAAPTAPVPADIAAIRAEGCRWWPLRFARELDDAILLLRVNHPEIGLWLIRTSGDIDAVLAMDALMLDNADDWLVGETMGFLRRTIRRLDVSSRSLYAVAERGSCFAGLLYELALASDRFYLLDAEGDPPSIVLDRLNVDGRLAMGTGRTRLDQRFAGDGEAIAAAEARLGQRIGAAEARRLGLATLTPDELDWADEMRLAIEERVSLSPDALSGLEASLRFGGGESLESKIFGRLSAWQNWVFGRPNAVGEKGALKLFGTGSKAKFDWDRV
- a CDS encoding helix-turn-helix transcriptional regulator codes for the protein MKARGIGTAEAAGAEADRFLKELGERTRGWRARRGMTRKQLAQDSGVSERHLAELESGRGNVSIRLLRQIAAAIGVKVAALVEEGEEHPVEFALIHELILRLEPADLAEAYQLLSARRGSKRSGRAGRLALIGLRGAGKSTLGRQLAKRLGVPFVELAAAIEATSQISVAEIFSLYGQAAYRRYERRALEGVLAAHERVVITTGGSLVSEAGTFELLLESCHTVWLQASPAEHMARVMAQGDFRPMQGNAEAMEDLRRILDGRKELYAKADAVLDTSGRSVADSAEALCRVARRLLSGQRAPAPG